CTGAACTGCTTTGATGCGGACACTCTTATCATTTCTACCTTGTTTTACAGAAGCACTCAGGATTCGGATGTGGGAAAAAccaatgatgatgaagatccCTGTACTCAAAGTCCAGGTCATGGCAAGACCTAGAAAATCATAGAAAGgcaattattaattaaaattgaaAACCATGTTTTCATGGGAAGAATTATAAGAACATTGCCCATGCTTGTAATGGTCTCGATACTACCGTATATATGGCTCCAAACTtgtgcaaaacaaaagcaaaaaccaaACATCATTGTTAATAAATGCACCGTAGATGTTGTTTGTGGGAGTGGGAATGCAGGCCAGGTTAAGGATGCCACGGTTGCTGCAGTAGACGTGATCGATCCTTTGTCCACACAGTGGGACATTTATATGGAAGGAAAAGAGTACTACAATAAGCAGCAGGGCAACGATCCAGGCCAGAGCGCAGCAGGTGTGCAGCCGAGCCGAAGTCATGATGGCATGATACCTGAGTGGCTCACATACTGCAACGTACCTGCACAGAGAAAAGAACTCAGTTCTTTCAGTGCAATACATATTGTACACATATATTAGAGAGTTAACGCATTCATCATTAACACAGTTCAGTTTTTTGTCAAAGTTCATGCTTTCTGGCTCTGAACACAAAAAACCCACAAGCTGAGGCTTGCAGTCCAATGCCTCCTCAGCCATGTAATATCTTGCTGCAGTTTGATGTAagaggagagagcgggtttattaatatgaagagacgttttctgtctggatctTAAGAAAGAAGACGAAGAACCGACatctctctttgtctgtcaaaacccatgcagattgGCAGAACATTgggatttttggatgggaaactgttcccaaaagacaatgagaatttttctatttaatattattattttttttattaaatgctgttttagtttaggcaagacagcaaaggttagacatgttttctgacttttacaaacgtgaagcataaatcgggccttcttctgcgTTTGGTTCGGTCAGTCTTGATCaaagcgagatgaaacttccagctgtggaatctgttcgatgtgagctttcagtagaggagttgtttgtttgtgttcatggggagacatcatctgtgtttacatgtgtgttcaGACTGTACCTGGTTTTTAAcaattgttgtcttaactgtgtttggttgtcATAGAAATGGCTTTGCtaagctgttagctgagattctggactttctgtggataccacaaaCGTTTATAGTTGCATTTATAcatctgacgctacacccggaggtgagatgttaaccccttaattCCCGTTAGCgaaggctgcaggtgcagtcaagctaagaatgaaagatTAAAGAAGTTATACgccaaaaatctggataatgaaacactaaaggtgcatggatggaagttattgtacatattacttcctgctttgctgctgtgcggacgcttcctgctttgctctcctttctgcttgcattttcttctttttttttcttcctttttttatctttaccggcaagaaatttaggaacaaggactcctggtcacttataaatcactggatcaaatatattttttgataaatttagttgactACTATCAGAGAAccagtggaatgatgtctcctaaccctgcagtatcactGAGCTGCACTgcgtgtgagcaactttctttgaggataacacagctggagaagaggattgaaacactgcaagacatttgtgtgaatgaagaatttcttAAATCTgttgtagcttctgtacaagctactgagttgtcaaatggattgagccaaa
The sequence above is a segment of the Melanotaenia boesemani isolate fMelBoe1 chromosome 15, fMelBoe1.pri, whole genome shotgun sequence genome. Coding sequences within it:
- the LOC121653969 gene encoding olfactory receptor 52E4-like → MMHFLMGQKRIAYILAIAQAFSVHTYGAAVLTVLGAMAYDRYVAVCEPLRYHAIMTSARLHTCCALAWIVALLLIVVLFSFHINVPLCGQRIDHVYCSNRGILNLACIPTPTNNIYGLAMTWTLSTGIFIIIGFSHIRILSASVKQGRNDKSVRIKAVQTCTPHLVVYVLYEIASLVIIVTLRFPSLSQNIRKFFSILVIIIPPAINPIICGLVSKELRSSIIKHFSIKVCPKRP